The sequence GCGGATCAGCAGCCAGATCAACCTGCTGCTGAGCTCGCGCAAGCCGGAAGACATCGCCACGCTCGAAGGAAAAGTGAAGTTGATGGACGACATCAAGCAGGCCATCAACAAGGTGCTGGGCGCGAAGGATGACGAAGAGGGCGTGATGAGCGTCGAATTCAAGACCTTCATCGTCCAGTAAGGTCAAAGGAAGTTTGAAAGGTCGCAGATCATGGCCGACGACATACTCTCCCAGGAAGAGGTCGATGCCCTCTTGCGCGGGGTCACCGGCGAGGACGAGGACACCGACGAGGGCCTCGACTCATCGGCCATCCGCGCCTACGACATCGGCCGGCAGGAGCGCATCGTCCGCGGCCGGATGCCGACGCTCGAAGTCATCAACGAGCGTTTCGCGCGCAATCTGCGCATCGGCCTGTTCAACTTCATGCGCCGCTCGGCCGAGATCTCGGTCGGCCCGGTGCGGGTTCAGAAGTACAGCGAGTTCATCCGCAACCTGGTGGTGCCGACCAACCTCAACCTGATCCACATGAAGCCGCTGCGCGGCACCGGCCTGTTCATCTTCGACCCCGACCTCGTGTTCCTGGTGGTCGACAACATGTTCGGCTCGGACGGCCGCTACCACGTGCGGGTGGAAGGCCGCGACTTCACCCCGACCGAGCAGCGCATCATCCAGCGCCTGCTCGAAGTGGTGATGGACGAATACCGCAAGGCCTGGGAGCCGGTGTTCAAGACCGAGTTCAGCTACGTGCGCTCGGAAATGAACACCCAGTTCGCCAACATCGCCACCCCGACCGAAGTGGTGGTGGCCTTCACCTTCAAGATCGAGCTCGGCTCGGGCGGCGGCGATTTCCACGTCTGCTTCCCGTATTCGATGATCGAACCGCTGCGCGACGTGCTGTACAGCTCGATGCAGGCCGACCGCATGGAGTCGGACAACCGCTGGCTCAAGCTCCTGTCGCGCGAGGTGCAGAATTCCTCGGTCGACCTGATCGTCAACCTCGGCACCGCGCAGATCACGCTGGGCGAGATCCTCGACCTCAAGGTCGGCGACGTGATCGGCATCGACATCCCGGAGACGGTGCAGGGCGAGGTGGACGGGGTGCCGTTGGTCGAAGGACGCTATGGTATTCTCGGCAACCAGTATGCGCTCCGGATCGACAATGTCCTGACCTCGCCGGAAAACCTGTCGCTCGACGACGAGCCGCTGGAAGGACTGAGACATGAGTAACGAAGACGAACAAGGCCTGGACGACTGGGCCGCGGCGCTGGCCGAGCAGCAGAGCGCCGAGGCGGCCGCGATGACGCAGCCGGCTTTCGGCGCCTCGCCCAGCATCGGCTCGGCGGCCGACATCTTCCAGCGCTTCGACGCCGAACCGCAGCGCCCGGCGGGCCCGGCCGGCATCGACATGATCATGGACATCCCGGTCACCATGACCGTGGAACTGGGCCGCACCAAGATCGCCATCCGCAGCCTGCTGCAACTGGCGCAGGGCTCGGTGGTCGAGCTCGAGGGCCTGGCCGGCGAGCCGATGGACGTGCTGGTCAACGGCACCCTGATCGCCCAAGGCGAAGTCGTGGTGGTGAACGACAAGTTCGGCATCCGGCTCACCGACATCATCACTCCGGCCGAGCGCGTCCGCAGGCTGCACAAATAAGAATCCCGAGGCCCATGCGCTTCCTCCCGCTTCTCGCCACCGCCGCCTCCGTCGCGGCGGTTTCCGTTTGTGGTTACGCCGCCGAGGCGGTCAAGGCCGTGCCGGCCGCCTCGCTGCCGGCCGGCGCACCGTCTGCCTTCGCGCTGGTGCAGGTGTTCTTCGCGCTG is a genomic window of Chitinimonas koreensis containing:
- the fliM gene encoding flagellar motor switch protein FliM encodes the protein MADDILSQEEVDALLRGVTGEDEDTDEGLDSSAIRAYDIGRQERIVRGRMPTLEVINERFARNLRIGLFNFMRRSAEISVGPVRVQKYSEFIRNLVVPTNLNLIHMKPLRGTGLFIFDPDLVFLVVDNMFGSDGRYHVRVEGRDFTPTEQRIIQRLLEVVMDEYRKAWEPVFKTEFSYVRSEMNTQFANIATPTEVVVAFTFKIELGSGGGDFHVCFPYSMIEPLRDVLYSSMQADRMESDNRWLKLLSREVQNSSVDLIVNLGTAQITLGEILDLKVGDVIGIDIPETVQGEVDGVPLVEGRYGILGNQYALRIDNVLTSPENLSLDDEPLEGLRHE
- the fliN gene encoding flagellar motor switch protein FliN, which codes for MSNEDEQGLDDWAAALAEQQSAEAAAMTQPAFGASPSIGSAADIFQRFDAEPQRPAGPAGIDMIMDIPVTMTVELGRTKIAIRSLLQLAQGSVVELEGLAGEPMDVLVNGTLIAQGEVVVVNDKFGIRLTDIITPAERVRRLHK